The Poecilia reticulata strain Guanapo linkage group LG4, Guppy_female_1.0+MT, whole genome shotgun sequence genomic interval ACGCCCACCAGTGTCAGAGGCTGTATGAGCTGTCGTGGAGAATGTGCCTGGCGAACTTCGCAACTCTCTTCAGAACGGAGGACTTCCTCAGCCTGCCCAAAGATAAAGTCCAGGAGCTGATCCTCAGTGAGGAGCTGGAGGTGGAGGACGAGAGYCTAGTGTACGAGGCTGTCATCGACTGGGTGAAGGCGGACATGGAGCGGCGGCACAGTGAGTTGCCTGATCTGCTRCGATGCGTGCGCCTGGCCCTGTTGCCAGAGTCCTATCTGCTGAAGAACGTCGCTTCGGAGGARTTGGTGATGTGCCACAAGGTGGGCCGGGAGATCGTAGAAGACGCAGTGCGGTGCAAGATGAGGATCCTCCAGAACGACGGCATTGTGACGGGGTTCTGTGCGCGGCCCAGAAAAGTGAGCCAGGCMTTGCTGCTTCTGGGGGGACAGACATTCATGTGTGACAAAGTCTACATGATTGACAACAAGACCAAGGAGATCACACCCAAAACAGACATCCCAAGCCCCAGGAAGGAGTGCAGTGCTTGTGCCATTGGTTGTAAGGTATGTGTGTAATCTAAACTGCAGTAAATCTATTTTGTAGCATGTCTTCAACTTGAATTTATGTTATATCTCTTTGTTTTCCAGGTTTATGTTACTGGAGGCCGTGGCTCTGAAAATGGAGCCTCCAAGGATGTCTGGGTCTACGACACGTTGCACGACGAGTGGTCAAAAGCAGCGCCAATGCTTGTGGCCAGATTCGGACACGGCTCCGCAGAGCTTGACCACGTGCTGTACGTAGTGGGAGGACACACGTCGCTGGCGGGATCCTTCCCTGCGTCTCCGTCCGTGTCTCTAAAACAAGTCGAACAGTACGACCCGCAGAGCAACAAGTGGACCCTGGTCGCCCCGCTGAGGGAAGGCGTGAGCAATGCCGCGGTTGTCGGTgccaaaaacaaactctttgcTTTCGGAGGCACCAGCGTGAACAGAGACAAATACCCCAAGGTGCAGTGCTTCGACCCCTGCCAGAACCGGTGGTCCGTACCCGCCGCCTGCCCTCAGCTGTGGCGGTACACGGCAGCGGCCGTCGTCGGCAACCACGTCGTCGTAATCGGAGGCGACACAGAGTTCTCGGCCAGCTCTGCGTACCGCTTCAACAGCGAGACGTATCAGTGGTCGAAGTTCGGCGACGTCACGGCCAAACGGATCAGCTGTCACGCGGTGGCATCAGGGAACAGGCTGTATGTGGTTGGAGGGTACTTTGGGGCTCAGAGGTGTAAGACGCTAGACTGTTACGATCCATCATCAGACTCCTGGGACAGCGTGACCAGTGTGCCATACTCACTCATTCCTACTGCCTTCGTCAGCACATGGAAGTACCTGCCGTCTTAGACACACAGGCTCTGCAACTTTTCTAGGTGAGAAATTGTAGCTTACATTAATGTCTAAAAGTCTTTAGTCATACTGAATTTCTTTATACCTAACTTCTAAGGAGTCATATTATCTTGCAGTCTTCTACAGATGGTTTGACTCCTTGGAAGCAAACTAAACATTGGTGTTGGTTTCAAACTTCAGCTGYAGTGTAAATCAGCTTCTGCCACCTTGTTATATTCTGTGCCTGGGCGAGTGCCACTTTGAACCTGAGGYGGTCACTTTAAAGCCGCAAACTGTTTTGCAGGTTGCCAGGGGTTACGGCTGTTAAAGATTATCTAAGTGCCGGGTGTTGGACAAACATGTTGGAGTTTATGGGGCAGAAAGAATGTCGGCGGCGCTGCTAATTACAAAGCTGGGACTGTAAGCTGAGGCCTCCGTCACAGAGCGGAGTGAGGTGTAGAGTCGGCCGATCAGGTCTGTGCTCGTGTGGATGGGAGAGTTGAGTGAGGCAACTTCGTCCGCAGGGGTCAGGGCTACCTGAAGGACGAGCTGATGTTAGACAGTAACTGAAAGCAGGTGAAAGAGGCGACATATCATTTGAAGTGCCCTCTGGATGCGTtcagaaacagcttttttttttgtaagatcaTATGTCGCCGTCACTTCGTTCACATAAAAATATTGCAGATGTCTGCTTATTTATACATTGAATTATAGGATTAGAATGTGTTGACAGGGCAATCTGTTCTCTTCGAAGGATAAACAGCAGTTCAGGGGTCTTTTAATAGCTTCAGGGACACGGCRAGGGAGGAGGCAGTGCCCCGTCTCCAGGATATGGAAATATAATTTACTCGCATCATATCAGACTGCTTTAGGAGTTGAGCAGCTCAATCTGCCTCATGAAAGGACAGGTGGCAAATTTCACACTTTTGTGCTGGATAAAAGGTTTTCCCCTGACGTGTCTTTCAGTATTTGCAGAGAGAGCTTAAGGAGGGGCCTGGTTGCTGAAATGAGAAGAGGAGAGGCTGAATGATGTGTGAGTTAGGCCATTTTAATGCACCCTAGGGTGGTAGAGTAAGTTTTGGGCTATATGTCATGTGACCTGGTTTGCGAGCTGAATTTAGCATTTATTCAAtcaataatcaaaacaaaacagttcagCCAGCTAGTTATGCAACAGCAGGGACTCCTGCACttcattttattgctttgttgtCCAACTTTTTGAAGTAGCTTTATATAATACGTTGCCATGGCTGCATACCCAAGTAGGGAAGAGTTTTTAGAGAAATCTCTCAAAACACCAGGGAGAGAGGACAAGTGGAGTCACGGCAGTGAACtcaaaagtgacattttctgaGTTCAATAATCTGTAGCGATTAGTTTCTGTATTAGAAATTAGCTGAAAAAGGTAATCtgtgttttaattgtaaaatcACTAAAACATTAAGTAATATCAAATGAAAATTTCTAAAGAAgtttaaatataagtaaaaattcaaaatgctgTATCAGATGTTTAGAAAACATGACTGaatctcatcaaaaacactCTGTCCAATGAAGGTGTATCAGGTTATAAGACAttccagctaaataaaatgtaatgatgcATCAAAGATTCCTGGTTTGAGAATTGACCTTCCTTGTGTTTGTTACCAAATGGGAGAGAgtaaattgtccttcaaaaagcAAGAATGATTTCAAGAYGAGACATTTTCTATGGGAAAATTAGWTAAGaggtaaaactgttttaaatatagGAAGTCACAAATGCTGAATGTCGTAAGCGTTGAATAGTTAAAATAGGACAAAGTTCAAGTGGTGCTGTAGAAGAGTGAATTGTGAAAATATCACATATTTTATAYGTATCTTTCCTAAACATTAGGAGAAAATGATCTCACAGATCcaaatcagttatttttaaaagtcaacagACTAAATTCAACAGTGAATTCAGTAAAAGTTTACTTGAGATTTataagtccttttttttttttcatctgacaGACTCCAAACAGGCTCCAGTTTTGGAGGCGTTTTAGGAGGAAGCAAGTAATGAGCAAAGGGCTTAGGCGTGGCTGGTGTGTACAGTAAACAGCTGGAGATGGTGGAGCTGGGGGCTTAGCAGTATGCAGCTGCTGGTATATGGGCTGCTGTAACCATGGAAGTGgagggatttttgttttttctttttgtgatggAGACAGACAGCCTGACTGTAAAAGATCAAGGCAGCACATCCTTGTGAATTCTCAGTTACACCAACCAGCCCACTGCTGCTGACGACATGTATGCCTAACTGACGCCGCGGAGCTGGGAGGAggggtgttaaaaaaaaaaagaagacaaaaaaagctCCAGTTTCTGGCCCATCAAGTCAAACTTCTTTCCTCACGTGTCCTCTCTTTCTCTACCTGAGACCTTGGAGCCTGAAGGAGAAAAGGTGATATGAGTGTTATGGAGGGTTAATACCTTCTCGGACCTCWGTTRGGAGTTTTCAGAGTTGAGTCGTAAGTAGTTACATGTGTTCACTTACATTGACTTTCGTACGTTTTTGGAGAAATGTTCTTTCAGGAGTATTTTTTACTAGTYtgtactttttacttttacttgagWAATWTTWTWATGAAGTATCATTAGTCTTACtagagtaaaatttctggatactctACCCACTGTGAGGAACTTCACCAAATGAAGAAGAAACTTGATTTAACCAAAAATTAGCCAAAAACAaattctttagtttttgttagtgaaagaaacagattttggaaaaaaggttttcttttgcaaGTACTAACTGAACATTCTGATAAGTTAGTACTTGAGCAGTGAAGTGTGAGTAAGACCAGCAGGAGCATAAAGCATATTCTGCAGAGATTGGCAGCTGAGTCTAACGCCTgcctaaaaatacatttctccGGAGGCTGTCAACGTTCAGCTGGGGttagagagaaaacaaagtATGTGTGTGTRTGCGCGCGCGCGTTCCCTTCCCTTTTAGGTTTGTTGCAGCTGAAAACCACCAGTCAGCTGTTCAAGTATTCACTGGTAGTATTGTTGGTTTTTACGCAGTAGTAAAAACCACTTGTTTTCCACTCTTACTACCCTCAGACTCGCTCACACGGGTCGGCACATTGCTGACATCGCTGGTTGCTTAAAGAGCCAGCCGACCCAGTTCTAATTCAGCAGGAATGAAGGTGTGGTCTGCGTTCCCGTTAGTCCACGTCTGTTAACGTGGCCGCGTGATGCGTGTCGGATTGTTGCCCCCTGCTCCTTTTGGTCGCCAYCTACTGTATTTCTTTGCCTCGTGCTCCTCCATTAGATGTGGCAGACCGCAGACTCGGAGCAGCGagccagaagctgctgctgctgatggaaAAGTATTTGTAACCATTTAAACAGTGAGGTTTGTCTTTATGGTCAAGACGGGAGTAAACAGCTCAGCGATAAACTCGACCTCTTTTTCACCCTTAACCCTACTTCATTCTCCATTGGCTAGTCACGGCGACTATCGTGATGTCTAGTTCGATGCATAGAAAGTGRCGTAATATGCAGATTTATTTGCTTAAAcggcaaatatatttaaaattaagcttaaaaaaaataaacacaacagagcctattttccattgaccataaaattgcacaaattggaattccgaaaataaatttgcttaatggaaaaactcaccatttttcagttaaaaagattttctgctGCAGTGTGCTGGTTTTCCCAGCCGTATCGAGGTGTTTGtatttggaaacttttttttttttttttcctcatcacaTGAGCAACTCCAGTTTGTTGACAGCAGCAACACGTTTATTTGTAGCMACTGGCTTCTTTGGACAATGTGCAACTTGCTCCACGAGAGGTCGCGCAGTTTATCAAAACCCGAGTTTGTCCATTCAAGTGTCGAATCAATAGCGGTTCTGTAAAATCACTGGCCACCTTTTCCCAAAATGGCCGCATACTTGGCTGCTCCCAAGAATAAGGGGCTTGTAACTCCACCCGAATAAGACGCCAACGTCTCCTCTGGTGGCAGATGGATGATGAGCGCCAGAGCCGTGGCTGAATTATAAATATAGCTCATGAAAGTGTTTACATCCATCGGCTCCGTGATTTGTAAAGACTTAAGTGTACAGACTTACCCACATGTGGTTGTGATTGCAGttcttacttaatggaaacacagctatcacaaaattttgttttttcgacattagcagaatattgaaaaaggtttttgcacatttgtagtGGGAATGCAGCTGGCAGCCATTAGAGCCCCTTGACGTTTTTCCATCGGACCAGCGAAGTATTACATTAACCACAAATACATTCATTAAAATCAATATAAGAATAAGCTTTACAGCGTTCAAATGGCAGCAGCTTAGCCGATTAAAGCCCTCGTTCAAAACGTGTGATCAGGATGACTAAACATGGAATTTACAGAAAAGGAATACAAGAATCAAGGAGAATGTTTAGATAATTTTGCAGTCGACAAAAAAATGGACGCTATGCATGTAGagagttaaaataattttctctgaCCTCTGAAATSCTTTGGGATGRGTTGGAATGGACTGCAGAAGCAAGAAACCCTCTCAAAACATCTCAGCTGAGATGAGTCAGGCTTCCATAGATTGATTTTTCTCAGCTAAAATAaaggcttttgttttatttttatccttccAGCGAGTAAAGCTGGGTTAGTCTCTAGGGCTTACCTGTAATTAAACCAGTTTCTTTACCAGCGATAATTAAAGNAGCCATTAGAGCCCCTTGACGTTTTTCCATCGGACCAGCGAAGTATTACATTAACCACAAATACATTCATTAAAATCAATATAAGAATAAGCTTTACAGCGTTCAAATGGCAACAACTTAGCTAATTAGAGCCCTCGTTCAAAACGTGTGATCAGGATGACTAAACATGGAATTTACAGAAAAGGAATACAAGAATCAAGGAGAATGTTTAGATAATTTTGCAGTCGACAAAAAAATGGACGCTATGCATGTAGagagttaaaataattttctctgaCCTCTGAAATSCTTTGGGATGRGTTGGAATGGACTGCAGAAGCAAGAAACCCTCTCAAAACATCTCAGCTGAGATGAGTCAGGCTTCCATAGATTGATTTTTCTCAGCTAAAATAaaggcttttgttttatttttatccttccAGCGAGTAAAGCTGGGTTAGTCTCTAGGGCTTACCTGTAATTAAACCAGTTTCTTTACCAGCGATAATTAAAGWTCGGGTAGCAATAGTATTCTCTCTTGGTGTGACCTCAGGGTTATTAGTTAGCTGTTGGTCGCAGACGGGGTGTAACTGGAGATCTACACACACAGTCGTACTTCCAGATCTCCTCCTTTTCCCACTAAACCAAAACATCCACAAAATGCCTGTTATCtattttaaaggtttctttCCCAGCCCTATCACTCCCTTCTTCCMGACCCCAAAGACGCACACACATAAACACGTCCGCCTCTTATAGCCGGATCTCTCCTGAAGTTGGCAGCTCTCTGTGGCAGGGTACACCTGCAGAGGTCGGGGGGAACAGGGGCCGCGGTGGGACTCGTTGGCGGGCTCGGACAGCTGCTGTAAAATGGAAAGGTCGCATCAGGATCGGGGAGGAGGAGCGCAGGGGCCCCCAGTCActcaatactaatgttttattaatgccTCGCTGTGAGGGCCACCAGGAACACGAGCTGAAAGGAGCTTTTATTGCGGCATCTGCGTACGACAACGACTCCCTCCACCACCTCAGCGCAGATACACTCTTCTCTTCTCCTGCGGTCCCTCGAGTAATCAGTTCGCCACATTACAGCCCCTCGGCACGGCCGGCCGCATTAGCATAAACCTAATGGAGGTTTTATTGGCCTTTTCTCCATGCCGAGGGTAACAAAAAGGTAAAGGAAAGGCGACGTTTGAAATGGCTGAATAATCACCCAGACTAATTAGATTACAGCCTTAAAAAGAGACGAGCTGTCGTACAGTTCCAGCRGCCTCTTCAGACAACCAGCTGAGGCAGGATGGAGCGGCTGGCCGTCTGGTAATTAATCAGAAGAGCACGTTCRGTCCCACTGATCATCTTTGTCCCGGCTTTAACATTCCTGTTCGTTCACTGCAGAATCCTCCATGAGACTCATGAAGATGAAGCAAGGTCTAGTCATGTGTGGGTCATTGCAGGACGGACGTCTTGRTGGTCGTGATTAAACCCAGAACAGGCCGCTAACGAAGGAGGACTGGGCTTTGCTTTGGGACGTAACGGCTAACCAGGCTCCTGGTGGGCGCAGGTGTGGTCTGCGGCGTGAAACCACGATAGAAGGGGAGGGGTggacaaaagttaaaatctcGATTCAGTTTTAGCAAgacgttgatttttttttttaagtcaaaatcaACRCTTCTTTAAAACGTGTTTTAGCTGCAGACACGAGGCTCTAAAGAAARTCAGGCAGCTGGTGAtggttttaatattaataatagcTTGAGATGTGGGTGAAAGGGGATGTGTGTAAACGATCCAGCTCTGGGCTGCATGTTATCGACCTTGACATGTAACATTAGAGGAAGTGTGTGTGAGACRGAGTGGAGCTTATTGCTGGTGGGGGGCAGGATCTGTTGTGGCTGAGGGAGCTGAGGCTTGACGTGGGAACGGTGAGGTTTGCGTGAAGCGTTTGGTAAGTTTGTCTATTAMAGCTTGCATCCAAAAGTAGGACAACACACAAaaggtcttttgccaaagacgcTGACTCTTCAGAGTGCTAGATATATTTCCaaaaaattgagtggaaggaaaaagtgtggttgaaaaatagcaataaaatgtattgtttttttgttttgtttttttaaattgctcaaATTCAAATTTTAGATGGACatcaaagttttactttttgaactgaaatgcATAAATGATATTTCAAATTGTCTGACGAGCTCAATATGGACCAAAGTTCATTTGTGTCCAGTGGCTGATAACTCCACTCCTCATTCAGCTGCATCGGCAGCAGCTTTTAAAGTGTGCAACCAAGCTCATCTACATGAAAAAAGgagtagttttttgtttgtttgggKTTTTTTTATACCAACATCTGTTGTTGCTTTACTTTTGCTCAGCTCTGTGGAATCGGCAGTACCTCCTCGTTTCCCCAGAAGCTTCAGTTTGCGYCGTGGCGAGTTTTGCTTCAGCACCACCTCCAGTTAAATCTCTGGAAGGCAGGTTGATGTTCCTGGATATMATCCAGGAACAGGAGATGCataaattagaattttgtgAAAGATTTCAGATGTGGGTTTTTACAAAGCTTTGTTGTGCTGACTCTAACCTTGGCTGACTTTAGATTTTTCTTAGTGAACTGTTRTGTAAGAACAGTATTCAGAGTGTTGGTTTGCAGCCTTCCTCCTGTGGGTGGTMCgcacttttttttacactctGAACAGAGGTATCGTCTGTCAGAAGGGAATTTAAAATTGGAAACATGGAGTTGMAGCCTATGTTTTCACACAGATTAAGGGGAAAATGCACATCCATCTCCACAGACGTGACATCTGCAACGTTTTgcagttgttttgattttaatccaTAAAATTAGCACCCTTTTTTACTCTGTGTTYTGGGCTTAGGGTAAAACCCAAAGCAGCAAACGGAGATTGCATGTTTAGCCTGGAGTGGTACAGGAGTACAGGCTGAGTAGGAGCTGTGTCACGGTGAGTCAGACCCTGTATTGCACCACCTACGCTCCCTGTCCAATATCAGCTCTGATGCAGGGCTGATAGCACTcgcctgtttttgtgtttactgCCTTAAAATATCCCAGTGGATTAGTTTCCTCCAAGCAAATMTTTC includes:
- the enc3 gene encoding ectodermal-neural cortex 3, with translation MSVSNHENRKSRSSSGSMNIQLFHKTSHADSLLTQLNLLRKRRVFTDVVLKAGNRSFPCHRAVLASCSRYFEAMFSGGLRESRDADVNFHDSLHPEVLELLLDYAYSARVIINEENAESLLEAGDMLQFHDIRDAAAEFLEKNLHPSNCLGMMLLSDAHQCQRLYELSWRMCLANFATLFRTEDFLSLPKDKVQELILSEELEVEDESLVYEAVIDWVKADMERRHSELPDLLRCVRLALLPESYLLKNVASEELVMCHKVGREIVEDAVRCKMRILQNDGIVTGFCARPRKVSQALLLLGGQTFMCDKVYMIDNKTKEITPKTDIPSPRKECSACAIGCKVYVTGGRGSENGASKDVWVYDTLHDEWSKAAPMLVARFGHGSAELDHVLYVVGGHTSLAGSFPASPSVSLKQVEQYDPQSNKWTLVAPLREGVSNAAVVGAKNKLFAFGGTSVNRDKYPKVQCFDPCQNRWSVPAACPQLWRYTAAAVVGNHVVVIGGDTEFSASSAYRFNSETYQWSKFGDVTAKRISCHAVASGNRLYVVGGYFGAQRCKTLDCYDPSSDSWDSVTSVPYSLIPTAFVSTWKYLPS